From a region of the Apibacter sp. B3706 genome:
- a CDS encoding 3-oxoacyl-ACP synthase III family protein, protein MFINSKGCYIPTKRVTNSYFAKLNDLSEDWYFKRTGILTRARASEEETIDYMSIKAVEDAVKNLPYDISEVDLIVFASYTPNDTVGTTAHIIQKEFNINNAKAFYVSSACSSAINGMEIINSFFKSKISSKALLISADRNSSYSDDKDIQSGHLWGDAAVALFFSSEPMRPNEAEVLDINTLGLGNIGYGPKAVTMEPKNGLHMPYGKDVFTQACIYLTKLTDAIIKKNGYTISDLTYFIGHQANKRILNNVCHELGLAENKSLTNVEELGNTGCASAPLVFAQNYDIFKEGDLVCLSVFGGGYSCGTCLIKFN, encoded by the coding sequence ATGTTTATAAATTCTAAAGGATGTTATATACCTACTAAGAGAGTTACTAATAGTTATTTTGCAAAACTTAATGATTTATCCGAAGATTGGTATTTTAAGAGGACCGGGATTTTGACCCGAGCCAGAGCTTCAGAAGAAGAAACTATAGACTACATGAGCATTAAAGCCGTTGAAGATGCTGTTAAAAATTTGCCTTACGACATTAGTGAAGTAGATTTAATTGTATTTGCTTCTTATACACCCAATGATACGGTGGGTACTACAGCTCATATTATTCAAAAAGAGTTTAACATCAACAATGCCAAAGCTTTTTATGTATCTTCTGCATGTTCTTCTGCCATCAATGGTATGGAAATTATTAATTCTTTTTTTAAAAGCAAAATATCTTCAAAAGCATTATTAATAAGTGCTGATAGAAACTCCAGCTATTCAGATGATAAAGACATTCAATCCGGACATTTATGGGGGGATGCTGCCGTTGCTCTATTTTTTTCCTCAGAACCTATGCGTCCAAATGAAGCTGAAGTTTTAGATATTAATACACTTGGTCTTGGTAATATAGGCTATGGACCTAAAGCGGTTACTATGGAGCCTAAAAATGGTTTACATATGCCTTATGGTAAAGATGTATTTACTCAAGCGTGTATATATTTAACAAAGCTAACAGATGCTATAATCAAGAAAAATGGTTATACGATATCTGATCTAACTTATTTTATCGGTCATCAAGCAAATAAAAGAATTTTAAATAATGTATGTCATGAATTAGGGTTAGCTGAAAATAAATCGCTTACAAATGTGGAAGAATTAGGCAATACAGGGTGTGCAAGTGCCCCTTTGGTTTTTGCTCAGAATTATGATATTTTTAAAGAAGGTGATCTTGTATGTCTTTCCGTTTTTGGAGGCGGCTATTCTTGCGGTACATGCTTAATTAAATTTAATTAA
- the hemH gene encoding ferrochelatase encodes MKGILLVNLGSPKTPSEQDVRVYLREFLMDKRVIDAPWLIRKFIVECMILPKRPKESAHAYQNIWWKEGSPLVVISKRITQLLQKKLKYPIALAMRYQEPSIQNGLLELKNQGVSEVLVIPLYPQYAMSTTETVVEKTKEIQKKYYPDISMSFLPPFYNDEEYLEVLSNSIKKQLPESYDLILFSYHGLPERHIYKTDPTKQCRIDDTCCFEKGLASHPYCYRHQCYYVTEKVRQKLGLDTSKIRQTFQSRLGRDPWLKPYTDKTLESLPSEGVSKIAVVAPAFVSDCLETLEELAITDKKLFMDCGGKEFHYIKCLNEDENWINWLQEKINSFLYQS; translated from the coding sequence ATGAAAGGGATACTTTTGGTCAATCTGGGATCACCAAAAACTCCATCAGAACAAGATGTTCGAGTTTATTTGCGTGAGTTCCTAATGGACAAACGGGTAATTGATGCGCCGTGGTTAATTCGTAAATTCATTGTGGAATGCATGATCTTACCTAAAAGACCTAAAGAATCTGCTCATGCCTATCAAAATATTTGGTGGAAGGAAGGCTCTCCTTTAGTTGTAATTTCAAAAAGAATTACTCAACTATTGCAAAAAAAGTTAAAATATCCCATTGCATTAGCGATGAGATATCAAGAACCTTCCATTCAAAATGGTCTGCTCGAATTAAAAAATCAAGGAGTTTCAGAAGTTTTGGTTATTCCATTATACCCTCAATATGCAATGAGCACAACTGAAACTGTAGTAGAAAAGACTAAAGAAATTCAAAAAAAGTATTACCCGGATATATCAATGAGCTTTCTACCTCCTTTTTATAATGATGAAGAATATTTAGAGGTTTTAAGCAATTCTATAAAAAAACAGCTGCCCGAATCCTACGATTTGATTTTATTCAGTTATCACGGTCTTCCAGAACGTCATATTTACAAAACCGATCCGACTAAGCAGTGCCGAATTGACGATACTTGTTGTTTCGAAAAAGGATTGGCATCTCATCCCTACTGCTACCGACATCAATGCTATTACGTTACCGAAAAAGTTCGCCAAAAATTAGGTTTAGATACATCTAAAATCAGGCAAACCTTTCAATCCAGATTAGGCAGAGATCCCTGGCTAAAACCTTATACTGATAAAACTTTGGAATCTCTTCCTTCTGAAGGGGTATCTAAAATAGCGGTTGTGGCACCTGCTTTTGTATCCGATTGTCTTGAAACTTTGGAAGAACTTGCGATAACGGATAAAAAATTATTTATGGATTGCGGTGGCAAAGAATTTCATTATATAAAATGCCTGAATGAAGATGAGAATTGGATTAATTGGTTACAAGAAAAAATTAACAGTTTTTTATATCAATCTTAA
- a CDS encoding exonuclease domain-containing protein, whose translation MDYAILDVETSGGKFNEESLIEIAIYRFDGEKITDSFSSLVNPEKEIHFYVQKLTGITQKMVKTSPKFYELAKRIVEITDDAILVGHNISFDYRVIRSEFSRLGYDYQRPTLDTITLSRNLIPGMTSYSLGKLCDSLGIPVSDRHRAHGDARATVKLFQLLLAKDLHKNIIGSSIKHSNYQSLNKKILSFLEKLPLETGVFYFHDENDKIIYIDKGLDISTKARQILTSKSKRSRILQVKTKEISFELTGNEIIANIKALNEIKINRPLYKPTKENYTTIFGIFFTPPTLSIDLINFKNKKYALFAFETLDKAEDALLSLQKKIDSGVNILSEINFQEDTYILLTDKGRTLGEKSFLFFENGHFKGYGFYSLHTQIKNVEQIKKIMVPSTINAEILLQIRNKFFILNKLQKFVISEPNLFS comes from the coding sequence CTCTTTAGTCAACCCTGAAAAGGAAATACATTTTTATGTTCAAAAGCTCACGGGCATTACGCAAAAAATGGTAAAAACTTCACCCAAATTTTATGAATTGGCAAAGCGAATTGTTGAAATCACGGATGATGCCATTCTTGTTGGACATAATATTAGTTTCGATTATCGTGTAATACGCAGTGAATTCTCTCGTTTAGGATATGATTATCAACGCCCCACCCTGGATACTATCACATTAAGCCGAAATCTAATTCCGGGTATGACCTCCTATTCTTTAGGTAAACTTTGTGATTCGCTGGGAATTCCTGTAAGCGATAGACACAGAGCTCATGGAGATGCTCGCGCTACCGTTAAATTATTTCAGCTTTTATTAGCTAAAGATTTACATAAAAATATTATTGGATCATCCATAAAGCATAGCAACTACCAATCTTTAAATAAAAAAATACTTTCTTTTTTAGAAAAGCTTCCCCTTGAAACCGGAGTTTTTTATTTTCATGATGAAAATGACAAAATTATATACATCGATAAAGGTTTAGATATTTCTACTAAAGCCAGACAGATTTTAACTTCAAAAAGTAAAAGGTCAAGAATTTTACAAGTTAAAACCAAAGAAATCAGTTTTGAGCTTACCGGAAATGAAATTATTGCGAACATAAAGGCTTTAAATGAAATTAAAATTAATCGCCCCCTTTATAAGCCTACTAAAGAAAATTATACTACTATATTCGGTATTTTCTTTACGCCACCCACTTTAAGCATTGATTTAATCAATTTTAAAAATAAAAAATATGCTTTATTCGCTTTTGAAACCTTAGATAAAGCCGAAGATGCATTACTTTCTTTACAAAAAAAAATAGACAGTGGTGTAAATATACTTTCAGAAATAAATTTTCAAGAAGATACGTATATTTTATTAACAGATAAGGGAAGAACATTAGGTGAAAAATCTTTTTTGTTTTTTGAAAACGGTCATTTTAAAGGATACGGTTTTTATTCTCTGCACACACAAATAAAAAATGTAGAACAAATAAAAAAAATTATGGTACCATCCACCATAAATGCTGAAATTTTACTTCAAATACGTAATAAATTTTTCATTTTAAATAAGTTACAAAAATTTGTTATTTCAGAACCCAACCTTTTCAGTTAA
- a CDS encoding lipopolysaccharide biosynthesis protein: protein MYKKLFSQTLIYGLSNVLVRVFPFILTPMLVRAFGPSKYSIYADFYSAAGILSVLLTHGMETTFFRFFQKFKDHEKRQNAVYFTSFTSVCIVSLLFLVFGILARHPLASAFKHPDEVIFLVWFLFILAADAISAVPFAKLRIQNRSLYFASLKILNSVTMFFSTIILIFWIPKQIENGGIGAVFFSKIYNFDYGIGYAFAANLFASIITFFALIPTMLDGKYAFEFSLWKKMLKYAWPITIAGLAGIINETMDRQFIKYILPEGIAEVQMGIYSAVYKIATFITLFKTAYLLGVEPFFFSHADDKNSGKTYATLMKYYAIFSAFILLFLVANLDWIGRLYIRNTDYWSGFQVVPVLLIGSTFLGIYLNLSIWYKLSDNTHYGAIISGIGAFITVALNFIGLKYTDLGYWACAIATFVSYLTMMLISYFWGQKEYPIPYNYRKLIFYIGGSSLLSFIAYYCSNRMAVRIGVGNILFFIFLYLTLKIEYRDVKIFKKKLVQLKKRKKN from the coding sequence TTGTATAAGAAGTTATTTAGTCAGACATTAATATATGGATTAAGCAATGTTTTAGTCCGGGTATTTCCATTTATCCTTACTCCAATGTTAGTGCGAGCTTTCGGTCCGTCTAAATATTCAATATATGCTGATTTTTATTCAGCCGCGGGTATACTTTCTGTTTTACTTACCCATGGAATGGAAACTACTTTCTTTCGTTTTTTTCAAAAATTTAAAGACCACGAAAAAAGACAAAATGCAGTTTATTTTACTTCATTTACATCTGTTTGCATTGTTTCTCTCTTATTCTTAGTGTTTGGCATACTTGCCAGACACCCCTTAGCCTCAGCATTTAAACACCCTGATGAGGTAATTTTTTTAGTATGGTTTCTATTTATTCTTGCTGCTGATGCTATTTCAGCTGTTCCTTTTGCAAAACTCAGGATTCAAAACAGATCATTATATTTTGCTTCTTTAAAAATACTGAATTCAGTAACCATGTTCTTTTCCACAATTATATTAATATTTTGGATTCCTAAACAAATTGAAAATGGTGGAATTGGCGCTGTTTTTTTTAGTAAGATTTACAATTTTGATTATGGAATAGGTTATGCTTTTGCTGCAAACTTATTTGCAAGTATTATTACATTCTTTGCTTTAATTCCCACGATGCTTGATGGTAAATATGCTTTTGAATTTTCTTTATGGAAAAAGATGTTAAAATATGCATGGCCAATTACCATTGCCGGTCTAGCCGGAATTATTAATGAAACCATGGATCGACAATTTATTAAATATATCCTTCCGGAAGGCATTGCCGAAGTTCAAATGGGTATTTACAGCGCTGTATACAAAATTGCTACTTTTATAACGTTGTTTAAGACTGCTTACCTGTTGGGTGTTGAGCCTTTCTTTTTTTCTCACGCTGACGACAAAAATTCAGGAAAAACGTATGCTACTTTAATGAAGTATTATGCTATATTTAGTGCCTTTATTTTATTATTCTTAGTAGCCAACTTAGATTGGATCGGTCGTCTTTATATTAGAAACACCGACTATTGGAGCGGCTTCCAGGTTGTACCAGTTCTATTAATAGGGTCTACGTTTCTGGGAATATATCTCAATTTATCCATTTGGTATAAATTATCTGACAATACTCATTATGGTGCAATTATATCGGGAATTGGCGCGTTTATAACTGTTGCTTTAAATTTTATTGGATTGAAATATACGGATCTTGGCTATTGGGCGTGCGCAATTGCAACTTTTGTTTCATACTTAACCATGATGCTTATATCCTATTTTTGGGGACAAAAAGAGTATCCCATACCCTACAATTACCGAAAACTGATTTTTTATATAGGTGGAAGTTCATTGTTAAGCTTTATTGCCTATTATTGCAGCAATCGCATGGCAGTAAGAATTGGGGTTGGTAATATTTTATTTTTTATTTTCTTATACCTGACTTTAAAAATTGAATATAGGGATGTAAAAATTTTTAAGAAAAAACTCGTACAACTGAAAAAACGCAAAAAGAACTAA
- the lysA gene encoding diaminopimelate decarboxylase, with protein MELARIQQLENLAKEFGTPLYVYDADIIKNQYNRLVKAFKSVKKVKLNYACKANTNLNILKFIKSIGSGLDTVSIQEVQLGLRAGFEPKEIIYTPNGVSFQEIKQAVQLGVRINIDNLSILETFGHEIKNYPVCIRINPHIMAGGNTKISTGHIDSKFGISIHQLPHVLRIVNNTGIKVEGVHMHTGSDILDVEVFLKGAEILFNVAKEFHDLDYIDFGSGFKVAYKEGDHETDINYLGKKLGERLNEFQKTYPHELTLMFEPGKFLVSQSGFFIVSVNVIKQTTSTVFAEVDSGFNHLIRPMFYNAHHTITNLSNPEGRHRFYTVVGYICETDTFGTNRKISEIHEGDLLCFQNAGAYCFSMSSNYNSRLKPAEVLLINGKPHLIRRRENLDDLLTTTEEISI; from the coding sequence ATGGAATTAGCAAGAATACAACAACTTGAAAATTTAGCCAAAGAATTTGGCACTCCTCTTTATGTTTATGATGCCGATATAATTAAAAATCAATATAACAGGCTAGTTAAAGCATTTAAAAGCGTTAAAAAAGTCAAGTTAAATTATGCGTGTAAAGCTAATACCAATCTTAATATTTTAAAATTCATTAAAAGTATTGGTTCCGGATTGGACACTGTATCCATACAAGAAGTTCAGTTGGGTTTAAGAGCCGGATTCGAACCAAAAGAAATTATTTACACTCCCAACGGGGTTTCTTTTCAAGAGATTAAACAAGCCGTTCAGTTAGGCGTTCGTATCAATATTGATAATCTTTCGATTTTAGAAACTTTTGGTCATGAAATAAAAAATTATCCTGTTTGCATTCGAATTAATCCTCACATTATGGCAGGTGGAAACACTAAAATTTCAACCGGCCATATTGATTCGAAATTTGGAATTTCTATTCATCAGCTTCCTCATGTTTTGCGAATCGTAAATAATACGGGAATCAAAGTGGAAGGAGTACACATGCACACAGGTTCCGATATACTTGATGTGGAAGTTTTTCTTAAAGGAGCTGAAATACTTTTTAATGTTGCTAAGGAATTTCATGATCTAGATTATATTGATTTCGGAAGCGGATTTAAAGTTGCTTATAAGGAAGGAGATCATGAAACCGATATTAATTATTTGGGTAAAAAATTGGGAGAGCGTTTAAATGAGTTTCAAAAAACATATCCTCATGAATTGACCCTTATGTTTGAGCCGGGTAAATTTTTAGTTAGTCAATCCGGATTTTTTATTGTTTCAGTAAATGTAATCAAGCAAACTACTTCAACTGTTTTTGCTGAAGTTGACAGCGGTTTTAATCATTTGATACGCCCTATGTTTTATAATGCTCACCATACCATTACTAATCTTTCCAATCCTGAAGGAAGACACCGATTTTATACTGTGGTAGGCTATATTTGTGAAACCGATACTTTTGGAACGAATCGAAAGATAAGCGAAATACACGAAGGTGATTTGCTTTGTTTCCAAAATGCAGGGGCTTATTGTTTCTCCATGTCCTCCAATTATAACTCAAGATTGAAACCTGCTGAGGTTTTATTAATAAACGGTAAACCTCACTTAATCAGACGAAGAGAAAATTTAGACGATTTATTAACTACTACGGAGGAAATTTCTATTTAA
- a CDS encoding lysophospholipid acyltransferase family protein: MKRLIKNILLQISKVSFPVLYGISTFLYFIIYYIIGYRKKIVRNNLLIAFPDKTKEERLKIQKQFYRNFMDFMIELIKTFSMKEEDYDERIKFVNLEVSQQCHKEKKDIIMLIGHMFNWEWLTGISMDLSQKHSYAVYKKVANNFFDQEVHESRARFGTVPLSVKEVVRSMIKLPNDGSHVFLFVADQSPFKSRIHYELNFFNRITPAFNGYDKIARKKDYAIVYVDMVKVKRGKYEAHLKRILPDGDQFRENEIVEKFYSELEQNIKSNPSLWLWSHKRWKYTSGIDYQL; encoded by the coding sequence TTGAAAAGGTTAATTAAGAATATATTACTTCAGATATCCAAAGTATCTTTTCCCGTTCTATATGGTATCTCAACATTTTTATATTTTATCATTTATTATATCATTGGTTATAGAAAAAAAATTGTCAGAAATAATCTCTTAATTGCTTTTCCTGATAAAACCAAGGAAGAAAGATTGAAAATTCAAAAACAGTTTTACAGAAATTTTATGGATTTTATGATTGAACTGATTAAAACATTTTCGATGAAGGAGGAAGATTATGATGAGAGAATCAAATTTGTAAATTTGGAAGTTTCGCAACAATGCCATAAAGAAAAAAAAGATATCATTATGCTTATCGGACATATGTTCAATTGGGAGTGGTTAACAGGAATTTCCATGGATTTAAGTCAGAAGCATTCATATGCTGTATATAAAAAAGTGGCAAATAATTTTTTTGATCAGGAAGTACATGAATCGCGCGCCAGGTTTGGAACTGTTCCTCTTTCGGTTAAAGAGGTGGTAAGATCCATGATTAAATTGCCTAATGACGGTTCTCATGTATTTTTGTTTGTTGCAGATCAAAGCCCTTTTAAAAGTAGAATTCATTATGAATTAAATTTTTTTAATCGAATAACTCCCGCTTTTAATGGATATGATAAAATTGCTCGAAAAAAAGATTATGCGATTGTGTATGTTGATATGGTTAAGGTGAAAAGAGGAAAATATGAAGCTCATTTGAAACGTATTCTTCCTGATGGCGACCAATTCAGGGAAAACGAAATTGTCGAAAAATTTTACTCTGAATTAGAACAAAATATAAAATCCAATCCAAGTCTTTGGCTTTGGTCTCATAAAAGATGGAAATACACAAGCGGAATAGATTATCAACTTTAG
- a CDS encoding glycosyltransferase family 2 protein, which yields MEIHKRNRLSTLAIAILNYNGIGWFEKFLQKVIDYSPGSSIYVIDNASTDDSIYYLQKNFPSVKIIQNNKNYGYAGGYNEGLKFISEDIYCLLNSDVQVTENWTVPILKLFQDNSNISAIQPKIRSYKEKDHFEFAGAAGGFIDNLGYLFCRGRVFFNLEKDTGQYNDNCEIFWATGACLFIRREDFWENEGFDSDFFAHMEEIDLCWRLKNKGKIIYYCSESTVYHVGGGTLDVYNPEKTYLNFRNNLLMLIKNLPSDQVVWIILFRLLLDGLAGIRFLFSNGWKHCWAIVRAHFAVYRMLPKFLKKRKAGIKNYYNKKYIIFQYFVEKRNTYTRLK from the coding sequence ATGGAAATACACAAGCGGAATAGATTATCAACTTTAGCAATTGCTATACTTAACTATAATGGAATTGGCTGGTTTGAGAAATTTTTACAAAAGGTAATCGATTACAGTCCGGGCTCATCTATATATGTAATTGATAATGCCTCAACGGATGATTCTATATATTACTTGCAAAAAAATTTTCCGTCGGTAAAAATCATACAAAACAATAAAAATTATGGTTATGCGGGTGGATATAATGAAGGTTTAAAATTTATTTCGGAAGATATTTATTGTTTATTAAATTCTGATGTGCAAGTTACTGAAAACTGGACAGTACCCATTTTAAAATTATTTCAAGACAATTCGAATATTTCAGCTATTCAGCCTAAAATTAGAAGTTACAAGGAAAAAGATCATTTTGAATTTGCAGGAGCTGCAGGTGGTTTTATAGATAATTTAGGTTATCTGTTTTGTCGTGGAAGAGTTTTTTTCAATCTCGAAAAAGATACGGGACAATATAATGATAACTGCGAAATATTTTGGGCAACCGGAGCTTGTTTATTTATAAGAAGGGAGGATTTTTGGGAAAATGAAGGATTCGATTCCGATTTTTTTGCTCATATGGAAGAGATTGATCTTTGCTGGAGATTAAAAAATAAAGGTAAAATTATTTATTATTGTTCTGAGTCTACGGTATATCATGTGGGTGGTGGCACTTTGGATGTTTACAATCCTGAAAAGACTTATCTTAATTTCAGGAATAATCTTTTGATGCTTATTAAGAATTTACCGTCCGATCAAGTGGTATGGATTATTTTATTCCGGTTGTTATTAGATGGATTGGCAGGAATTAGATTTCTTTTTTCAAATGGTTGGAAACATTGTTGGGCTATCGTTCGGGCTCATTTTGCTGTTTATCGAATGTTGCCTAAATTTTTAAAAAAACGTAAAGCCGGAATCAAAAATTATTATAACAAAAAATACATTATATTTCAATACTTTGTTGAAAAAAGGAATACGTACACGCGCTTAAAATAA
- a CDS encoding DUF6051 family protein, whose translation MKYLDLFNYLKKIENYTADEIEIDENLVIRNFSFKSNYRFILPGGLGNNDDYEFLSNPINDHDPDVIQKMLNKKDADISENIDFRYHIIMPKKEKKAKEIIILFHGFNEKYWSKYLPWATYLAEKTGKAIVLFPMAFHMNRAPLLWSNSREMYRVSEERKKRIPILICSSLSNVAISTRINNKPQRFIWSGLQSYYDVIDFVEDIKEDLHPAIDKDAKIDFFAYSIGAFLAEVLKMSNRNGYFSDTKCAIFCGGAVFNRLTPVSKFILDSEAGVGLYSFIVEHMESHMKRDEILRHYMYTEPEGPNFRSMLCYKNLIKEREETFRKISDQFYVITLAKDEVIPSYEIMNTLQGTARDIPVKIELMDYPYTYIHEDPFPCGKEISDEVDECFTFTFDKICNFLMEK comes from the coding sequence ATGAAATATTTAGACTTGTTTAATTATTTAAAGAAAATTGAAAATTATACAGCGGATGAAATTGAAATAGACGAGAATTTGGTTATTAGAAACTTTTCATTTAAATCAAATTATCGATTTATACTTCCAGGTGGTTTAGGTAATAATGATGATTATGAGTTCTTAAGTAATCCAATTAACGATCATGATCCGGATGTCATACAAAAGATGCTTAATAAAAAAGATGCAGATATATCCGAGAATATTGATTTTCGTTATCATATAATAATGCCTAAAAAAGAAAAAAAGGCAAAAGAAATAATTATTCTATTTCATGGGTTTAATGAAAAGTATTGGAGTAAGTATTTACCCTGGGCAACCTATTTAGCAGAAAAAACCGGAAAAGCTATTGTTTTATTTCCAATGGCATTTCATATGAATAGGGCTCCCTTGTTGTGGAGTAATTCCAGAGAAATGTATCGGGTAAGTGAGGAACGAAAAAAAAGAATTCCCATACTTATATGTTCCAGCCTTTCAAATGTAGCAATAAGTACACGTATAAATAATAAACCTCAAAGGTTTATTTGGTCGGGTTTACAATCCTATTACGATGTTATTGATTTTGTTGAAGATATTAAAGAAGATCTACATCCGGCAATTGATAAAGATGCTAAAATTGACTTTTTTGCCTATTCCATTGGTGCTTTTTTAGCTGAAGTTTTAAAAATGAGTAACAGAAACGGTTATTTCTCAGATACCAAATGTGCCATTTTTTGTGGAGGTGCCGTATTTAACCGATTAACACCCGTTTCCAAATTTATTTTGGATAGTGAAGCCGGAGTTGGGTTATATTCCTTTATTGTTGAACATATGGAAAGTCATATGAAAAGAGACGAGATTCTTCGACACTATATGTATACTGAACCGGAGGGGCCTAATTTCAGGAGTATGCTTTGTTATAAAAACCTAATTAAAGAAAGGGAAGAAACATTTAGAAAAATCAGCGATCAATTTTATGTAATTACTTTGGCTAAAGATGAAGTGATCCCTTCCTACGAAATTATGAATACATTGCAAGGAACGGCAAGAGATATTCCGGTAAAAATTGAATTAATGGATTATCCATACACATATATTCACGAAGACCCATTTCCTTGTGGAAAAGAAATCTCAGATGAAGTTGATGAATGTTTTACCTTTACATTTGATAAAATTTGTAATTTCTTAATGGAAAAATAA